GACGCCGCACAGCGCGACCAGCGCCAGAATCAGCCGTTGATGCTTGGCCTTCATTTACGATCTCCGCGCGGCGCCCCGCCGCGCCTGCTATCGGCGCGCAGCGCATCGCTGCGCTTCTCGGCCTTTTTCATCGCACGCCAGCTCGTCCAGAGCACCGCGCCGGTCAGTATGACCGTAAGGCCATAGGCCGCGGCGACAAACGCCCATTGCCCGCCCCCGCTGATTACCCCCGTCACGCGTCAGGTCCCTTCGTCGTCGGCCAGTCGCCGCAGCCGCGCCGCGACGCGATTGTCGGCGATGATCCGCCGCATTCGCATCAGCACGATGGCGCCGAATAGCAGCGAAAAGCCGAGCACGGTCAAGCCCAGCGGCCACAGCAGGGCGCCGTCGATGCTCGATCCGCCAAGCGTGATGCTCGGCCCCTGATGCAGGCTGTTCCACCAGACGACGCTGCGGTTGATGATCGGGATGTTGATCGCGCCGACCAGCGCATAGATCGCCGCGCCGCGTGATAGCGAACCGCCCTGCCTTTGCCCGTCGTCACCGCTCGTCAGCGCGATAAAGCCCGCGTAGAGAAACAGCAGGACGAGCATCGAAGTCATCCGGCCGTCCCATTCCCACCAGGTTCCCCAGGTCGGGCGCCCCCAGATCGATCCGGTCGCGAGGCACAGCGCGGTAAACAGCATTCCCGGTACCGCGATCGCGCGCGCCGCGATGCCCGATATCGGATGGCGCCACACAAGTTGGATCAACCCCGCAATCGCCAGTGACGTCCAGCCACCCATGCCAAGCCAGGCCGACGGAACATGGACGTAGAGGATGCGTGCGGTTTCGCCCTGCTTATAGTCACCTGGAACCAGCGCGAGCCCAGCCCAGGCACCACCGAGCACGAGCAACAGCCCAACGCCCAACAGCCACGGCGTCAGCGGCTTGGCAATCGCAAGAAAGCGCGTGGGATTAGCATAGGCGTGCATCGGGTCGCGTCGTCCTTAGGCGAGCCGGGGAAAGTGGTCCAGCAATTTGCCCGGCGCGACCCCGGTCATGGTTGTGTCGCCCGTGCCCGGTGGCAGGTCAACCCCTCGGCGATCTCCTCTCCGCAAGTCCCATCCCGATCGACGAATGGCAAGTAACCACCAAAAGCGGCCCTCTCCATCATCGTCACCCCCGACTTGATCCGGGGTCTCGCTTGGGGTTTAGCCAAGTATAATGCATCAAAAAGGGGGATTCCGCGTCAAGCGCGGGATGACGGAAGTGGAACAGGGCAACGCCCGCTCCCCACACCAAACCAAACAGAACTCACGCCTCCGGGCGCGTCCATATCCAGCTTCCGGTCACCGCCGCTGCGATCACGGGCACCATCACCCACGGCCAAGGCGAAAATATCGCAGCCAGCACGATACTGAACGCAAAAGCCGCGGTTGCGGCAATCTTGCCTTTCCGGCTGATCGCGCCCTTCTCGCGCCACGCGGTTATATGGTGCCCGAAATGCGGGTGCATCAGCAGCCAGTTTTCGAGCCGCGGCGATGAGCGGGCAAAGCAAAATGCGGCAAGAATGACGAACGGTACGGTCGGCAACAGCGGCAGGAATGCGCCAATCGCGCCAAGCCCCAACGACGCCCAGCCCGCGACCAGATAAAAATGCCGTTTCATCAAGGGCAGGCTTAGCGGAATCCAAGCTCGGCGCCACCCCCTACCCTGTTTCCCGGCGAAGGCCGGGGTCCAGAGCGTTCGAAGCAAGAGTCTGTTGGACAAACGCTACGCCCCGGATTTCGCCGGGGAGTAGTAAAATCAACCGCGCCCGATCAGCTTCTGCGCCATCCGGTCGGCGACGACCGACGCCGGCGTACCGCTCGCCTTGCTCTCGGCCCAGATCTCCGCGAGGCGGCCGGGTATCTGGTGAATGCGGCTCTCGACCTCTTCGCGGCTGCCCTGCCCCAGATATTCCAGCGCGACGTTGATGATGCCGCCCGCGTTGATCACATAATCGGGGGCGTAGACGATGCCGCGATCGTGGACGCGCTTACCGTCAGCCGCCGTCGCAAGCTGGTTGTTCGCACCACCGGCGATGATCGGCACGCGCAGCTTTTCGATGCTCGCCTCGGTCAGGATTGCACCAAGCGCGTTGGGGCTCAGCACGTCGGCCTCGATCTCCATGATCGCAGCCGAATCGGCCAGCTCGGCGCCGAGCTCTTCCGCCAGCGCCTTCGCGCGCGCCAGATTGACGTCGGCGAGAGTCAGCTTCGCACCCTCGGCCGCCAGCCGCCGCGCGACGCCGCCGCCGACGCTGCCGACCCCCTGGATCGCGATCCGCACATCTTTCGCGCTGTCGGTATTAAGCCCTTCGCGAATCGCAGCCTTGATGCCCAGATAGACGCCGAGCGCGGTGAACGGGCCCGGATCGCCACCCGCATCGGCACCGCTCGCAACGGGAAGCCCGCTGACATGCTTCGTCTGCTTGGAAATTTCGACCATGTCGGAATCGGTGATCCCGACATCCTCGGCGGTTACATAGGCGCCGCCGAGCGAATCGACCGCGCGGCCGAACGCCGCGAGCAGTTCGGGCGTCTTCGTGCCATTCTCGTCGGCGAGGATCACGCCCTTGCCGCCGCCCATGGGCAGGCCCGCCATCGCATTTTTATAGCTCATGCCGCGCGAAAGGCGCAGCGCGTCGGTGATCGCCGCCGCGCGCTGCGGATAATGCCAATATCGCACGCCGCCGGCGCCGGGGCCGAGGTGGGTCGAGTGGACAGCGATGACCGCCGTCAGCCCGCTGGCACGATCGCGGAACATATGGACATGTTCATGATCGTCAAAATCAGCAAAATCCCAGACAGCGGACATGGCAGCTTCCCTCTTCACGAAATTGACGCACAAGAAAATTACGTGATGGCGCAATAATGCAACGGGCGCAGCGAGTCACCCCAAAAGCGTCTATTCGCGATAATAGAAGAAATGGGGCGACCAACGGGGCTCGAACCCGCGACCTCCGGTACCACAAACCGGCGCTCTAACCAACTGAGCTATGGTCGCCACATAAGCGACGAGCGGCGCGCAAAGCGCCCTCGACAGCGCGCGGCGAATAGGCGCGCATCCCCCCGCTCGTCAAGCATTGTTCGCACGCGCTTCCCTGCTAAATAGCGCGCCATGGCTGTGAACGAACATGTCGACATGGCGACCTCGGGCGCCGACCGCACTGCCGAGCGGCTCGCCGCCGTTCCCGGCATCCGCCGCGCGCCGACGCCAAAGCTGCAACAGTTCATGCTGTCCGGCTTTCTC
This sequence is a window from Sphingopyxis sp. USTB-05. Protein-coding genes within it:
- the ccmC gene encoding heme ABC transporter permease CcmC; this translates as MHAYANPTRFLAIAKPLTPWLLGVGLLLVLGGAWAGLALVPGDYKQGETARILYVHVPSAWLGMGGWTSLAIAGLIQLVWRHPISGIAARAIAVPGMLFTALCLATGSIWGRPTWGTWWEWDGRMTSMLVLLFLYAGFIALTSGDDGQRQGGSLSRGAAIYALVGAINIPIINRSVVWWNSLHQGPSITLGGSSIDGALLWPLGLTVLGFSLLFGAIVLMRMRRIIADNRVAARLRRLADDEGT
- a CDS encoding Glu/Leu/Phe/Val dehydrogenase, which produces MSAVWDFADFDDHEHVHMFRDRASGLTAVIAVHSTHLGPGAGGVRYWHYPQRAAAITDALRLSRGMSYKNAMAGLPMGGGKGVILADENGTKTPELLAAFGRAVDSLGGAYVTAEDVGITDSDMVEISKQTKHVSGLPVASGADAGGDPGPFTALGVYLGIKAAIREGLNTDSAKDVRIAIQGVGSVGGGVARRLAAEGAKLTLADVNLARAKALAEELGAELADSAAIMEIEADVLSPNALGAILTEASIEKLRVPIIAGGANNQLATAADGKRVHDRGIVYAPDYVINAGGIINVALEYLGQGSREEVESRIHQIPGRLAEIWAESKASGTPASVVADRMAQKLIGRG
- a CDS encoding YbaN family protein, which encodes MKRHFYLVAGWASLGLGAIGAFLPLLPTVPFVILAAFCFARSSPRLENWLLMHPHFGHHITAWREKGAISRKGKIAATAAFAFSIVLAAIFSPWPWVMVPVIAAAVTGSWIWTRPEA